The nucleotide sequence AATGTCATCTGCACTTAGAAGCTTAGCAGGTGCGATCAACAAAACTCGCACATGCCTTATTTTTACCAACCAATTGCGTGAGAAAATCGGCGTTATGTACGGTAATCCAGAAGTCACTCCAGGCGGTAAAGCACTTAAGTTTTATGCTTCAATACGCCTGGAAATCCGTCGTGCTGCAGTCATCCAAAATCCTGCTGGAGAAGTACTTGGTAACCGTGTCAAAGTTAAAGTTGTTAAAAACAAAATTGCCCCACCTTTCCGCAAAGCTGAATTTGATATCATGTACAACGAAGGTATTAGCCGCGCTGGCTCTATCCTCGATGTCGCCGTTGAGCTCGAAATCATCAGTAAAAAAGGCTCTTGGTTCTCATTCGAAGGACGCCAACTTGGCCAAGGTCGCGAGCAATCAAAAGACGCTATCAAGTCTGATGAAAAACTAGAAACCACCATTTTAGATAGAGTAAAAACTATCTTAAAAAAGGATGGTGCACCTGAAGAGGAAGAAGTTAACATCGAAGCTTAAACACCAACAAGTTTAAGATACATTAAAAAGCGTAGCCATCTAGGCTGCGCTTTTTTGCGTTTCACTTCAAGAGTACATATCACATATTGACAAAGCAGCTGTATTCAAGGAAAATTAAAGAGATCATATAACCAAGCGATGTACAATTTCTAATAGTTCAATCATACGAAGCACGCCCATTGCCTTCTCAAATAAATTCTTTATATTCAGGAAATAGAGATGAATTGCTAGAAAGTTTTATGAATAGACTTAT is from Lentisphaera profundi and encodes:
- the recA gene encoding recombinase RecA — protein: MAKKDTENKDRERNLSLAISQINKEYGSGAIMKLGDKPHSDVSVISTGALALDMALGVYGMPRGRIIEIYGPESSGKTSVCLHTIANAQKSGGTCAFIDTEHALDPQYARMIGVNTQDLLVSQPDCGEDALNIAQTLISSNSVDVLVIDSVAALTPRAELDGQIGDSHVGLQARLMSSALRSLAGAINKTRTCLIFTNQLREKIGVMYGNPEVTPGGKALKFYASIRLEIRRAAVIQNPAGEVLGNRVKVKVVKNKIAPPFRKAEFDIMYNEGISRAGSILDVAVELEIISKKGSWFSFEGRQLGQGREQSKDAIKSDEKLETTILDRVKTILKKDGAPEEEEVNIEA